A window of Flavobacterium flavigenum contains these coding sequences:
- a CDS encoding FAD-dependent oxidoreductase, which translates to MLLENKKVAIIGGGPGGLTLARLLQLQNVNVKVYERDVNKDARVQGAPLDLHDESGLAAIHKAGLFNEFINNFLPGADKTLITDENGTIFFSDHETNIEKDFGNEHFRPEIDRGALRKILLESLQPKTVIWDSHFVSMDKQNDGWLIHFKNGNSVYADLVIGSDGANSKIRPYITDIKPFYSGITMLEGTIYDSEKSVPVIHKILNGGKIMAFGNEKNILMGQKGDDAIGFYASFRAAENWAFNNGLDYTDKTQILNWFKNSYPEWSNTWYELFENASVPFIPRLINCMPLDQTWKTLPNVTIIGDAAHVMPPFAGEGANMAMLDALELSEYLTSDDYTTIVEAISFYEINMRKRASKAAQESLENGEKMHSENSLKTMLAFFSVE; encoded by the coding sequence ATGCTACTAGAAAATAAAAAAGTCGCTATTATTGGCGGCGGTCCGGGCGGACTTACCTTAGCCAGACTTTTACAACTTCAAAATGTAAACGTAAAAGTGTATGAACGGGATGTGAATAAAGATGCACGTGTACAAGGTGCACCGCTGGATTTACATGACGAATCAGGTTTAGCTGCAATCCATAAAGCCGGCTTATTTAATGAATTTATAAATAATTTTCTGCCCGGAGCTGATAAAACCCTGATTACAGATGAAAATGGCACGATATTTTTCAGTGATCACGAAACAAATATTGAAAAGGATTTTGGCAACGAACATTTTCGCCCTGAAATAGACCGGGGTGCTTTGAGAAAAATTTTACTCGAATCTTTACAGCCCAAAACTGTTATCTGGGATAGTCATTTCGTCTCAATGGATAAGCAAAATGATGGCTGGCTAATTCATTTCAAAAACGGAAATTCTGTTTATGCAGATCTTGTGATTGGTAGTGATGGCGCCAATTCTAAAATTCGCCCGTACATTACAGATATCAAACCATTCTATTCAGGCATAACGATGCTTGAAGGCACAATTTATGATTCGGAAAAGTCTGTACCGGTTATTCATAAAATTTTAAATGGCGGAAAAATAATGGCTTTTGGGAATGAAAAAAATATTTTAATGGGGCAAAAAGGAGACGACGCTATTGGATTTTATGCAAGTTTCAGGGCAGCTGAAAACTGGGCTTTTAACAACGGTTTGGACTACACTGATAAAACACAAATCTTAAATTGGTTCAAAAACAGTTATCCTGAATGGAGCAATACCTGGTACGAACTATTCGAAAACGCATCTGTACCTTTCATCCCCCGTCTTATCAATTGTATGCCCTTAGACCAAACCTGGAAAACCCTGCCAAACGTCACAATCATTGGAGATGCTGCACATGTTATGCCTCCATTTGCCGGAGAAGGTGCTAATATGGCCATGCTTGATGCTTTGGAATTAAGTGAATATTTAACTTCTGATGATTATACTACAATAGTAGAAGCTATTTCTTTTTATGAAATAAACATGCGTAAAAGAGCATCAAAAGCAGCACAGGAATCACTTGAAAATGGGGAAAAAATGCATTCTGAAAATTCTCTAAAAACAATGTTGGCTTTTTTTAGTGTAGAATAA
- a CDS encoding copper resistance protein NlpE N-terminal domain-containing protein gives MKLFISTLFLLCNLTLFAQSNQFTGDYTRSLSEQGKHTIEYKLTLNQDGTFVFHSYKKMQGATPPEVNKYGKGKWSVKDNLISFTANKPEDLDDTYTLDFNKSTARFITKNPRDKSDKVVKTKLQFLESEIFWMERIDLFKI, from the coding sequence ATGAAACTATTCATTTCCACCTTATTTCTGCTTTGTAATCTTACTCTGTTTGCACAATCAAATCAATTCACTGGTGATTACACCCGTTCACTTAGCGAACAAGGAAAGCATACAATCGAATATAAATTGACTTTAAATCAGGATGGAACATTTGTATTTCATTCCTATAAGAAAATGCAAGGCGCAACCCCACCAGAAGTAAACAAATACGGTAAAGGAAAATGGAGTGTAAAAGATAACCTTATTTCTTTTACAGCAAACAAGCCAGAAGATTTAGATGATACATATACTTTGGATTTTAATAAGTCAACAGCACGATTCATAACCAAAAATCCCAGAGATAAAAGCGACAAAGTAGTTAAGACTAAACTTCAGTTTTTAGAATCTGAAATTTTCTGGATGGAAAGAATTGACCTTTTCAAAATATAA
- a CDS encoding type IA DNA topoisomerase translates to MKVCIAEKPSVAREIASVLGANNKHDGYYEGNGYAVTYTFGHLCTLKEPNDYKPHWKSWDLNNLPMLPEKFETKVVQNSGIEKQFKIIKSLFDKAEVVINCGDAGQEGELIQRWVMNEAHYKGEVQRLWISSLTTEAIKEGFENLKPSANYDNLFYAGFSRAIGDWLLGMNATRLYTVKHGGYKQVLSIGRVQTPTLAMVVDRFKEIENFRPQPYWELQTLYRETLFSYEEGRFLKKEDGEILAEKVKESEFEIVSVDKKNGNEYAPKLFDLTGLQVYCNQKFGFSADETLKIAQTLYEQKVITYPRVDTTFLPGDIYPKVPGILEKLTRYAELTQPVLEKKIKKSPKVFNDKKVTDHHAIIPTGIEINLPYNQQQVYDIITKRFIAVFYDDCLVANTTVIGKAADVTFKATGKQILKKGFRVVFEDPNAKEKEPDLLPNFVVGEKGPHEPSFLQKETKPPNQFTEATLLRAMETAGKQVDDEDLRELMKENGIGRPSTRANIIETLFKRQYIVRNKKQVLPTPTGIQLIETIQNELIKSAELTGSWEKQLKDIERGTFTAGAFIKNMKRMVEALVNEVRSETRHANISHAATIQLPVVKAEKEKKKASGITAETCPKCQKGTILKGKTAFGCSAYKSGCDFVLPFVFHDKKITESQYIRLVQKGSTVNIKGFKLEAETVEGLIRFEENYKLKLEPKKTNKKTDTKENSDSLACPKCKKGTILKGKTAYGCAEYKSGCDFKVTFDEVRAKLKDQKPTKELVYEILRANV, encoded by the coding sequence ATGAAGGTCTGTATTGCTGAGAAACCTAGTGTAGCACGAGAAATTGCCTCCGTTCTGGGAGCCAATAATAAACATGATGGCTATTACGAAGGTAACGGTTACGCTGTGACTTACACTTTTGGACATTTATGCACCTTAAAAGAACCCAATGATTACAAGCCTCACTGGAAAAGCTGGGATCTCAATAACCTTCCAATGCTACCTGAAAAATTCGAAACAAAAGTAGTTCAGAATTCGGGTATCGAAAAACAATTTAAAATCATAAAAAGTTTATTCGACAAAGCCGAAGTGGTCATCAACTGCGGTGATGCCGGCCAGGAAGGAGAACTCATTCAGCGCTGGGTGATGAACGAAGCGCACTACAAAGGTGAGGTACAGCGTTTGTGGATATCGTCCCTAACTACCGAAGCCATAAAAGAAGGTTTTGAAAACCTAAAACCTTCAGCCAATTACGATAATTTATTCTACGCCGGATTTTCCAGAGCAATTGGTGACTGGTTGTTAGGCATGAATGCCACACGTTTGTACACGGTAAAACATGGAGGGTATAAACAGGTCTTATCCATTGGGCGTGTGCAGACACCAACTTTGGCAATGGTGGTTGACCGGTTTAAGGAAATCGAAAACTTCAGGCCTCAGCCCTATTGGGAATTGCAGACTTTATACCGTGAAACGCTTTTTAGTTATGAAGAAGGACGTTTCCTAAAAAAAGAAGACGGAGAAATTCTGGCAGAAAAAGTCAAAGAAAGCGAATTCGAAATTGTTTCTGTTGATAAAAAGAACGGAAATGAATATGCTCCGAAACTATTTGACCTAACAGGTTTACAGGTTTATTGCAATCAAAAGTTTGGGTTTTCGGCAGATGAAACGCTTAAAATCGCACAAACTTTATATGAGCAGAAAGTAATCACGTACCCCAGGGTTGATACCACTTTTTTACCCGGTGATATTTATCCGAAAGTACCCGGAATCCTGGAAAAACTAACCCGTTATGCGGAATTGACTCAGCCTGTTTTAGAAAAGAAAATCAAGAAATCGCCAAAGGTCTTCAACGATAAAAAAGTAACAGATCACCATGCGATTATCCCAACCGGAATCGAGATCAATCTGCCCTATAACCAGCAGCAGGTTTATGATATTATTACAAAACGTTTTATTGCTGTTTTTTATGATGATTGTCTGGTTGCTAATACAACCGTTATCGGAAAAGCAGCAGATGTAACCTTTAAGGCAACGGGAAAACAGATTCTCAAAAAAGGTTTTCGGGTGGTTTTTGAAGATCCGAATGCTAAAGAAAAAGAACCAGATTTACTGCCGAATTTTGTTGTGGGTGAAAAAGGGCCACATGAACCCTCATTCCTGCAAAAAGAAACCAAACCGCCCAATCAGTTTACAGAAGCAACTTTATTACGTGCCATGGAAACGGCCGGAAAACAAGTTGATGACGAAGATTTGCGTGAGTTAATGAAAGAAAACGGTATCGGTCGACCATCAACACGTGCCAATATTATCGAAACGCTTTTCAAACGTCAGTATATCGTTCGAAACAAAAAACAGGTATTACCAACACCAACCGGAATACAGCTTATTGAAACGATTCAGAATGAACTAATCAAATCAGCCGAATTGACTGGTTCCTGGGAAAAGCAGCTTAAAGACATTGAAAGGGGAACTTTTACAGCAGGAGCTTTTATTAAGAACATGAAACGCATGGTAGAAGCTTTGGTAAACGAAGTCAGGAGCGAAACCAGACATGCTAATATTTCGCATGCTGCAACAATTCAGTTACCTGTTGTTAAAGCCGAAAAAGAAAAAAAGAAAGCTTCCGGAATTACAGCAGAAACTTGTCCGAAATGTCAAAAGGGAACTATTTTAAAAGGAAAGACAGCTTTTGGATGCAGTGCATACAAATCGGGTTGCGACTTTGTACTGCCTTTTGTTTTTCATGATAAAAAAATTACGGAAAGTCAATATATACGATTGGTTCAAAAAGGTTCAACTGTCAACATAAAAGGCTTTAAATTAGAAGCTGAAACAGTTGAAGGCTTAATTCGTTTTGAAGAAAATTACAAACTGAAGCTAGAGCCAAAGAAAACTAATAAAAAAACCGACACAAAAGAAAATTCGGATTCCTTAGCCTGTCCAAAATGTAAAAAAGGAACAATTTTAAAAGGTAAAACCGCTTACGGCTGTGCAGAATATAAATCGGGTTGTGATTTTAAAGTAACTTTTGATGAAGTGAGAGCAAAACTAAAAGATCAAAAACCGACAAAGGAATTAGTTTACGAGATTTTAAGGGCAAACGTTTAA
- a CDS encoding DUF6265 family protein, translating into MLQKITLIAFIIAFVSCQKKESIEKDKIKKADWLIGNWENKNPDGVLTENWEKVNDSTFSATSYFIKGKDTLHFESIILAQLGETLTYKATVKGQNENKPVFFPSTLESDKQLVFENPKHDYPQKITYTKGANNTLTAEISGKLNGKQTTERFIMTKK; encoded by the coding sequence ATGCTTCAGAAAATTACTCTTATCGCATTTATAATAGCTTTCGTTTCCTGCCAGAAGAAAGAAAGCATCGAAAAAGACAAAATCAAAAAAGCGGACTGGCTTATCGGAAACTGGGAAAACAAAAATCCAGATGGGGTTTTAACCGAAAACTGGGAAAAAGTAAACGACAGTACTTTTTCTGCTACTTCTTATTTTATTAAAGGAAAAGATACTTTGCATTTTGAAAGTATCATTTTAGCTCAATTAGGTGAAACACTCACTTATAAAGCAACTGTAAAAGGTCAAAATGAAAACAAACCGGTCTTCTTCCCTTCTACTTTGGAATCAGACAAACAATTGGTTTTCGAAAATCCGAAACACGATTACCCTCAAAAAATTACTTATACAAAAGGTGCTAATAATACCTTGACTGCTGAGATTTCCGGGAAATTGAATGGGAAGCAGACAACGGAAAGGTTTATTATGACGAAGAAGTAG
- a CDS encoding MFS transporter, whose translation MILPFFKNIQNTPRGYRIANTVFFFLSGFGYSSWVSRIPHIQAQLHLSEAQFGAVLFAFPIGLMLTMPFTGKLLNKHSSRYIMLLGAIMFNIVLSLPGLVAFVWQLVIVLLIFGASRNIFNLSINAQSLEVQKLYPKSIITRFHAVWSIAVFSGAGLGYVMVTQHIAPSHHLLGVSVFMLALTACFYPLSIHNEPVPVKKKFFAMPEKNLIKFAVICFVSMACENTMYDWSGIYFENILKTSPKLTSAAFVFFATAVTLGRIFGDYGVTKFGIKKILLYSGILITAGFAICFILPYPYPTIFGYVLIGFGVSCVVPLVFSIAGRSSKLNSGTAITSISTIGYLGFLLVPPMVGFISEYLSMKWAFLVIALLGILMIFMVNKIGENE comes from the coding sequence ATGATTTTACCTTTCTTTAAAAACATACAAAATACTCCGCGAGGCTATCGTATAGCGAATACTGTCTTTTTTTTCCTTTCAGGTTTTGGATATTCTTCATGGGTATCAAGAATTCCGCACATTCAGGCGCAACTACATTTATCTGAAGCTCAGTTTGGAGCTGTTTTGTTTGCATTTCCGATTGGCTTAATGCTAACAATGCCTTTTACCGGAAAATTATTAAACAAACACAGCAGCCGGTATATTATGCTTTTGGGAGCTATTATGTTTAATATTGTATTGTCTTTACCCGGCTTAGTGGCTTTTGTATGGCAATTGGTTATAGTACTTTTAATTTTCGGGGCTTCACGTAATATTTTTAATTTATCGATTAACGCACAATCGCTTGAGGTGCAGAAATTATATCCAAAATCAATTATTACCCGTTTTCATGCGGTTTGGAGTATTGCCGTTTTTTCGGGAGCAGGCTTAGGGTATGTTATGGTTACACAGCATATTGCTCCTTCTCATCATTTACTAGGCGTAAGTGTTTTTATGCTGGCGCTAACGGCTTGTTTTTATCCGCTAAGTATTCATAATGAGCCGGTTCCTGTTAAGAAGAAGTTTTTTGCAATGCCGGAAAAAAATCTAATAAAATTTGCTGTAATTTGTTTCGTTTCAATGGCTTGCGAAAATACGATGTATGACTGGAGCGGTATTTATTTTGAAAATATATTGAAGACATCCCCAAAATTAACCAGTGCAGCATTTGTATTTTTTGCAACAGCGGTGACTTTAGGACGAATATTTGGAGATTACGGTGTAACGAAATTTGGGATTAAAAAAATTCTGCTTTATAGTGGTATATTAATTACGGCAGGTTTTGCCATTTGTTTTATCCTTCCTTATCCTTATCCAACCATCTTTGGTTATGTTTTGATTGGTTTTGGGGTTTCCTGTGTAGTACCTCTTGTTTTTAGTATAGCAGGAAGGTCATCAAAATTAAACAGTGGTACGGCCATAACTTCTATATCTACAATTGGTTATCTTGGCTTTTTACTGGTTCCGCCAATGGTAGGATTTATCTCTGAATATTTAAGCATGAAATGGGCGTTTTTAGTTATCGCGCTTTTGGGTATTCTGATGATTTTTATGGTGAATAAGATAGGGGAGAATGAGTAG